ACCGCATGGTCGACGAGTTCGGCCGCCCCGGCCGGAGCGGCGGCGCGGGCTTCTACGCGTACGCGGAGGACGGCAAGCGCGGCAGGCTCTGGCCCGGCCTGCGCGAGCACTTCACCAAGCCCGGATACGAGATCCCCTTCCGCGACATGCAGGAGCGGATGCTCTTCTCCGAGGCCCTGGACACCGTCCGGCTCCTGGAGGAAGGCGTCCTGACCTCGGTCGCCGACGCCAACATCGGCTCCATCATGGGCATCGGCTTCCCGGCCTGGACCGGCGGAGTCCTCCAGTACATCAACGGGTACGAGGGCGGTGTCGCCGGCTTCACGGCCCGCGCGCGCGAGCTGGCCGCGACCTACGGCGAGCGGTTCGACCCGCCGGCGCTCCTCGTCGGGAAGGCCGAGCGGGGCGAGGTCTTCACCGACTCCTGAACGCGGCGCGCAGCTCCTCGCGGAGCGAGCGCTGGAACGCCGTGACCAGGGCCTGGACCACCATCGGCTGCATATGGGCCGAGAGCGACCGCATCGCGTTCAGGTGGTCCGGGTCCTCGGCGCTCTCCCGGTACGGGTTCCACACCTCGTCCCGGAAGAGCCGGGACAGCTCCTGGGCGGCTGACCGCGCGTGCTCCACGAGGACCGCGCGGGAGGCGAGGATCGTCTCGTGCTCGATCGGCACGTCGAGCAGCTCGACCCCGAGCCGCAGCAGCGTCCCGTCGAGCCGGAAGGCCTCGCTCCCGGGGATCCGCTCCAGCACCCCCATCGCGGCGAGCCGCTCCACGTCCCGCTCGGCGAGGGGCCGCCCGGCACGCCGCTCCAGCTCGCGCAGGGTGATCTCCTCGGCGGACTCGGGCGCCCAGGAGGCCACCAGGGCCCGGTGGATGGCCAGGTCCTGCTCACTGAGATCGGCCGGCAAC
Above is a genomic segment from Streptomyces sp. NBC_00094 containing:
- a CDS encoding MerR family transcriptional regulator, which gives rise to MGVGSDEEHEPSYTVDELAARAGVTVRTVRFYGTRGLLPPPVIGARRVGHYGPGHLARLALIEELQRQGMTLAAIERYLEQLPADLSEQDLAIHRALVASWAPESAEEITLRELERRAGRPLAERDVERLAAMGVLERIPGSEAFRLDGTLLRLGVELLDVPIEHETILASRAVLVEHARSAAQELSRLFRDEVWNPYRESAEDPDHLNAMRSLSAHMQPMVVQALVTAFQRSLREELRAAFRSR